CCGTCTGCGGCGCCACCACCGTGAACTCCGCGCTCTTCTCGGCCGAGACGTTGCCCGCCTTGTCGAACGCCCGGTAGCGGACCGTGTGACTGCCGACCTGGTCGACGACGATCGGCGCGGTGTACGGCTGCCAGGCGCCGGCGTCCCCGATCGCGTACTCGATCCGGTCGACGCCGGAGCCGCCGACGTCGTCGGTCGCGTGCAGCGCCACGCTCGCCGAACCGACGTACGCGCCCTGCTGGTTCTGCGTGCCGCTGACGTGCGCCGAGACCTCCGGCGCCGTCGTGTCGTCGCCGCTGCCCTCGGTCACCGTCAGGATGCCCTGCATCTGCCCGTGGCCGGGGATCGTGCAGTGGTAGAAGTACCGGCCCGGGGTGAGCGTGACCTCGGCGGTGTGCCGGCCGCCCTGGTCGTCGTTGGGGCTGGCGAGGATGTTGAGCTGGACGTCGCTGTTGAACTCCGGATCGCTGGTGACGAACGTCAGCGTGTGCGGCATGCCGGTGGTGTTGCCGGTGGCCGCGCTGTTCTCGAAGACGATCGTCGCCGGCCCGGCCACCGCCGTCGTCGGCGCGGAGAGGTACTTGTCGATGTTGTTGCCCGCCGTCCAGGTGAGGACCTGGGCGGCCGCGGCGGCGGACTCCCGCCCGGACGGCTCGCTCTGCCCGGTCGCCGTCGTGGCCTGCAGACCGAGCACCATCAGCAGCGCTGCCAGCAGCGCCGCCCATACTCTGCGTTGACCTGTCACTGCTGTGTCCCCCTCGCCAGCTGGTCGGCGGCCGGCGTCGGACCGCCGCCGGTGTACGTCACGCGCCACAGCGCCGACTTGGCGTCCGAGGTGAAGAAGCCGCGCCCGTAGTCGAGGACGTACAGCGCGCCGTCCGGACCGAACTTCCAGTCCATGAGGTTCTTGATGCCGTCGTTGCCGATCGGCACGATCTTCTTCAGTGACTCCGAGTGCACCGGCAGCCCGCCGTCACCCAGGGTCCTCGGATCCATGAGCACGGCGTTGCGCGGCTGGTCGGCGTCGTAGAAGTCGCCGACGAACCACTTGCCGTCCCAGTACGCCGGCCACTTGACGCCACTGTCCGCCGACACGTCCTCGGACCGGTACACCGGCCCGTTCATCGCGGCCTGCCCACCGCCCTTCAGCCACGGCAGCCGGTAGGTGGCCTCCTCCTGCTTGTAGGAGGGGACGCCGCTCGCGTCGCGCGGGAAGTCGGGGGCGCCGCCCTGGGGCGAGTACCAGATGTTGTTGCCGGTGACCGGCGGGAGGTTCACCAGACCGTCGTTGTTCGGGGACTCGTTCTTCGGGTGGTCGCAGTCGTACCAGCCGAGCGGCTGCGTCGGGTCCGGCAGGTTGCGGTCCCGGTAGGGCTGTTTGTTGCCCATGCAGTACGGCCAGCCGCGGTTGCCCGCCTCGGTGATGGCAGCGAAGGTGTCGTACTTCGCCGGGCCCCAGGTCGTCGACGGCGCCCCGGCGTCCGGGCCGACCCAGCCCGCGTAGAGGACGTCCGTCGTCTTGTCGACGAAGATGCGCGCCGGATTCCTGACGCCCATCACGTAGATCTCGCCGCGCGTCTTCCCGCCGCCCTCGTCGGTCTCCTTGCCGGTGAAGAGGTTGCCCTCCGGCAGCGTGTAGGTGCCGTCCGGCTCCGGGTGGATGCGCAGGATCTTGCCGTTGAGGTTGTTGGTGTTGCCGGCTGTGCGGCGCGCGTCGGCGAAGGAGACGCCCTTGTAGTTCGGCTGCGGGTTGTTGCCGGAGTAACCGTCGCTGAAGCGGCTGGAGTTGTTGTCGCCGGTCGCGATGTACAGGTTGCCCTTGCTGTCCCAGGCCATCCCCCCGCCCGCGTGACAGCAGCTGTGGATCTGCACCGGCCACGCGAGCAGCACCTTCTCGCTGCTCAGGTCGAGCTTGTTCGTGGCGAGGTCGAGGGTGAAGCGGGAGACGCGCCGCTCGGCCATCCGGGTGTCGCGGTCGATCCGCGAGTGCGGCGTGTAGTGCAGATACACCCAGCCGTTGTCCTCGAAGCGCGGGTCGAGCTCGATGCCGAGCAGGCCCTCCTCGACCTTGACCAGTTCGTCGCCGCCGCCCTTGTTGCCGAAGACGGTGAGCGCGCCGGCCAGGGTGACCTGCTTGGTCTTCGGGTCGTAGACGTGGATCTCGCCCTTGCCCTTGCCGATGTCCGGGTTGTTCCAGTCGGTGATCACCGGCTGGGAGGAGGCGGCGCCGCCGCGGCCGATGTACAGCACACGGCCGTCGGGGGCGGTGACCAGGCCGTGCGGCTCGCCGATCTGGTCGTTGTGCCCGGGCTGGTTGGGCTTGGTCAGCCGCTCGGCCTTGTAGTTGCCGTTGATGGTCGCCTTGCAGTCGGCCTGGACGAGCCGGGTGGTCCACAGCAGGGCGCCGCGCAAGTGAGTACGGAAGTCGGTCTCGTCGTACGACGACACCGTGCCGCCCATGCCGGTGTAGAAGGAGCGGCCGCCGTCGTAGTCGCGGCACCAGCTGATCGGGTGGTCCCAGCCGTTGGCGCTCGCGCCGGGCCGGTACGTCGACTCGCGCACCCGGGCCACGGTGTGCACCTCGCCGGACGGGTTCTTCACCCAGTTCGGCCACTGGTCGGGGCGCTTCCACTCCACCGGCAGGTCCTTGGTGGCCGGATGCAGACGGTCGCCCACCTCGACGGTCGCCCGCTGGACGGCCGTCGGGCCGTTCGGCGCCGGACGGGCGCCCACGAGGCCGGTGAACCAGTCGGAGTACGGCTCAGCGCGGGCCGCGTCATGGACGCCGACGAATCCGCCGCCCGCTTCCATGTAGGCCTCCAGGCCCGCCTCCTGCTCCGGCTCCAGGACGTCGCCGCCGCCGGTCAGGAACACGATCGCGTTGTAACGGCCCAGCTTCGTCTCATTGGTGAAGACCGAGGCGTCGTCCGTGGCCTCGACCTTGAAGCGCTGGTTCACCGGCCCGGACAGGCCGATGCGCTCGATCGCCTCGATGCCGGCGTTCACCACGGGCGACTCGTCGCCGGCGGCGGCGGACCCGTGGAAGACGAGCACGCGGACGTTGGCGCCGCCGGGCGGCGACTTGATGGACATCGTTGTCAGGGAGGGATCCGGAGCCGGGAGCGCGCCCGCGGCGGGGCCGGAGAGCAGGCCCGCGGTGACGAGCCCGGCCGTCAAGGCGGCCGTCAAGGTCCGCTTTCCGGCCCTTTTCCGGCCTAACTCCTTTGAACTCGTGGGTTTGTGGTGCGATGTGGACCGCATGTGGTCATCCACCCCTCGTCGGTCACAGCAACAGCGCCTAGGAAGGTAGACCTCTTTGCACGGTTCGCCAATAGGTATGACCGCGATCGGACGAACTTTGTCCTGGGTGTGGATAAACGCCTGCCGTCCCGCTACCGTCTCGAATCCCGTACCGGAGTGGGGAGTTCGGCATGGACAGACGTGGGTTCAACCGGCGCGTCCTCCTGGGTGGCGCCGCCGTCGCGACATCGTTGTCCCTGAGTTCGGAGGCGACCGGCGCCGGTGAGACGACGGCGCGGACGGCGCCGGCCGGAGGCGCGGTCAGGCACATCAAGCTCTACGCCGAGAAGCTCGCCGACGGGCAGCTCGGTTACGGCTTCGAGAAAGGCAGCGCGAGCATCCCGGGCCCGCTGATCGAGCTCAACGAGGGCGACACCCTGCACATCGAGTTCGAGAACACCACGGACGTGGCGGCGAGCCTGCACGTGCACGGCCTGGACTACGAAATCACCAGCGACGGCACGAAACTGAGCAAGAGCCATGTGGAGCCGGGTGGCACCCGCACCTACACCTGGCGCACCCACGCGCCCGGCCGCCGCAAGGACGGCACCTGGCGGGCGGGCAGCGCGGGCTACTGGCACTACCACGACCACGTGGTGGGCACGGAACACGGCACCGGCGGGATCAGGAAGGGCCTGTACGGCCCAGTGATCGTCCGCAGGAAGGGCGACGTCCTGCCGGACCGCACCCACACGATCGTCTTCAACGACCTGCTCATCAACAACAGGCCACCGCACACGGGTCCGAACTTCGAGGCCACGGTGGGCGATCGCGTCGAGTTCGTGGTGATCACGCACGGCGAGTACTACCACACCTTCCACATGCACGGTCACCGTTGGGCCGACAACCGCACCGGCATGCTGACCGGCCCCGACGACCCCAGCCAGGTCATCGACAACAAGATCACGGGCCCGGCCGACTCCTTCGGCTTCCAGGTGATCGCGGGGGAGGGCGTGGGGGCCGGCGCGTGGATGTACCACTGCCATGTGCAGAGCCATTCGGACATGGGGATGGTGGGCCTGTTCCTGGTGAAGAAGACGGACGGGACGATCCCGGGCTACGAGCCCCATGACCCGCACGAGCCGCATCCGACGGACGGCGCCGCCGGGAGCACCGAGGGGGCTCAGGGCGACGCCGGGGCTCACCAGCACTGACCTCGGCCGATGTCCAGGGCCGTGCAGTCCGATCCGGGTACCTCCTGGACGTGGAGACGCGGGCCACGGCCAACCACCCGGCGGCGGCCGAGCGGGCCGCCGTCGGGACGGACCGGACGGCCCTCGGACAGCGGCTCGACGGCCGTGTCGCCGAGCCGGCAGTCGACCTGCCGCTCGTCGCGGTCGAGCAGCACGACACGGTCGGCGCGCAGCAGTAGTGGTCGATCCAGCGGGCCCCGTCGGCCGGTTGATACGACCTCACGCTCTCGCCCGTCGTGGTCCAGTGGCGCACGCCGGGCGCGCTGAGCGGGTCACCGTGGACACCTTGGCCGAAGTGGCCGACCCACAGGTCGCCCGACTCGCCGGTGAGCAGACGCTCGATGGCGTCGCCGACCCGGACCGTCCACGAGGGGCGGCCCGGCGCGTCGAAGACCTGGCCTGTTCCTCGCCCGCTCTCGACCGGCCGTCCGCCGGCACGAAGCCGCCGGCGGGGAGAGCGGCGAGGTGGGGGAAAGCGCGCGGTGACGGCACTGAGTTGTGCCTCGTACGGGCGCCCGTTGCCCGGGACAGGGACACCGCCCGGTTCGCCACGGAGGCCGTACGAAGCCTTGGTGGTCACCGCCGGGAACGAGCCGCGTGTCGGCGGGCCGACTCGGCATGGGCTCTTCTCGTCGTCATGCCGTGATGGTCACCCGGCGGGCGCCGCGTGGGGCAAGGGATTTGCCCGACGCCCGCAATCGGGCCGTCTCGGCGGTCCGCGGTTATCCTGATCGGCAAGCGCCGGTGAGGAGTTCCGAAAGTGTCCGAGGCAGTGTCGCGTCCCACGCTGGAGGCCGTGGCCGCGCGGGCCGGGGTGTCGCGGGCCACCGTCTCGCGGGTGGTCAACGGCGGGGACGGGGTGCGTGAGCCGCTGGTCGAGCGGGTCCGACGGGCCGTCGAGGAACTCGGGTACGTCCCCAACCAGGCGGCCCGCAGCCTGGTGACCAAGCGGCATGACGCGGTCGCCGTCGTCATCGCCGAGCCGGAGACCCGCGTCTTCGCCGACCCCTTCTTCGCGCTCCAGCTCCGCGGCATCAGCAAGGAGCTGACCGC
This region of Streptomyces chromofuscus genomic DNA includes:
- a CDS encoding multicopper oxidase domain-containing protein; translation: MDRRGFNRRVLLGGAAVATSLSLSSEATGAGETTARTAPAGGAVRHIKLYAEKLADGQLGYGFEKGSASIPGPLIELNEGDTLHIEFENTTDVAASLHVHGLDYEITSDGTKLSKSHVEPGGTRTYTWRTHAPGRRKDGTWRAGSAGYWHYHDHVVGTEHGTGGIRKGLYGPVIVRRKGDVLPDRTHTIVFNDLLINNRPPHTGPNFEATVGDRVEFVVITHGEYYHTFHMHGHRWADNRTGMLTGPDDPSQVIDNKITGPADSFGFQVIAGEGVGAGAWMYHCHVQSHSDMGMVGLFLVKKTDGTIPGYEPHDPHEPHPTDGAAGSTEGAQGDAGAHQH
- a CDS encoding ThuA domain-containing protein — protein: MTAGLVTAGLLSGPAAGALPAPDPSLTTMSIKSPPGGANVRVLVFHGSAAAGDESPVVNAGIEAIERIGLSGPVNQRFKVEATDDASVFTNETKLGRYNAIVFLTGGGDVLEPEQEAGLEAYMEAGGGFVGVHDAARAEPYSDWFTGLVGARPAPNGPTAVQRATVEVGDRLHPATKDLPVEWKRPDQWPNWVKNPSGEVHTVARVRESTYRPGASANGWDHPISWCRDYDGGRSFYTGMGGTVSSYDETDFRTHLRGALLWTTRLVQADCKATINGNYKAERLTKPNQPGHNDQIGEPHGLVTAPDGRVLYIGRGGAASSQPVITDWNNPDIGKGKGEIHVYDPKTKQVTLAGALTVFGNKGGGDELVKVEEGLLGIELDPRFEDNGWVYLHYTPHSRIDRDTRMAERRVSRFTLDLATNKLDLSSEKVLLAWPVQIHSCCHAGGGMAWDSKGNLYIATGDNNSSRFSDGYSGNNPQPNYKGVSFADARRTAGNTNNLNGKILRIHPEPDGTYTLPEGNLFTGKETDEGGGKTRGEIYVMGVRNPARIFVDKTTDVLYAGWVGPDAGAPSTTWGPAKYDTFAAITEAGNRGWPYCMGNKQPYRDRNLPDPTQPLGWYDCDHPKNESPNNDGLVNLPPVTGNNIWYSPQGGAPDFPRDASGVPSYKQEEATYRLPWLKGGGQAAMNGPVYRSEDVSADSGVKWPAYWDGKWFVGDFYDADQPRNAVLMDPRTLGDGGLPVHSESLKKIVPIGNDGIKNLMDWKFGPDGALYVLDYGRGFFTSDAKSALWRVTYTGGGPTPAADQLARGTQQ